The following are from one region of the Nocardioides marmotae genome:
- a CDS encoding CDP-alcohol phosphatidyltransferase family protein: MARAAAWMVHAYTMSGAVLGLLMVHLSYQGEVEAVLWLFLVAMLVDGTDGFLARRFRVKEVVPEIDGALLDNIVDYLTYAFAPMILLWATGRLPDGAWGAVVAAVPLVASCYQFCRSDAKTEDHYFRGFPSYWNIVAFHVFVLDLSVTATVVLLLVLAVLVYVPVRYVYPSRTEALWGLNMTLATAWLAVYALLVLDLPDPSTVLVGASLAYVAYYTAVSGWLTLSGRRREAAITSLA; the protein is encoded by the coding sequence ATGGCCCGGGCTGCTGCGTGGATGGTGCATGCGTACACGATGTCCGGGGCGGTGCTGGGCCTGTTGATGGTCCACCTGTCCTACCAGGGCGAGGTCGAGGCCGTCCTGTGGCTCTTCCTGGTCGCGATGCTCGTCGACGGGACCGACGGATTCCTGGCCCGGCGCTTCCGGGTCAAGGAGGTGGTGCCCGAGATCGACGGCGCACTGCTGGACAACATCGTCGACTACCTCACCTACGCCTTCGCGCCGATGATCCTGCTGTGGGCGACGGGCCGGCTGCCCGACGGCGCCTGGGGTGCGGTGGTGGCGGCGGTGCCGCTGGTGGCCTCCTGCTACCAGTTCTGCCGCAGCGACGCGAAGACCGAGGACCACTACTTCCGCGGGTTCCCGAGCTACTGGAACATCGTGGCCTTCCACGTCTTCGTCCTCGACCTCTCGGTCACCGCGACGGTCGTGCTGCTGCTCGTGCTCGCGGTGCTGGTCTACGTGCCGGTGCGCTACGTCTACCCCTCGCGCACCGAGGCGCTGTGGGGGCTGAACATGACCCTGGCGACCGCGTGGCTCGCGGTCTACGCGCTGCTCGTCCTCGACCTGCCCGACCCCTCCACCGTCCTGGTCGGGGCCTCGCTGGCCTACGTCGCCTACTACACCGCCGTCAGCGGCTGGCTGACGCTCTCGGGGCGCCGTCGGGAGGCGGCGATAACGTCGCTGGCGTGA
- a CDS encoding FadR/GntR family transcriptional regulator: MSEEPPPRRLTPLRRERLYESLAAHISDFIEAQGLVGGDRLPPERQLAAELGVSRATLSRALASLETRGRIEVRHGVGALVREPEPPGGAAWQAGLAERPRSEVQVAREAVLAGLARVAAGADSSLRTAMLAPDGRPRTFDHTWRCVRRLAGGGLLAELDDALAGHAPGPGDTPEARERLDALADAVLRGDAAAAATTCQGMLGG; the protein is encoded by the coding sequence ATGTCCGAGGAGCCGCCCCCGCGCCGCCTGACCCCGCTGCGGCGCGAGCGCCTCTACGAGAGCCTGGCCGCGCACATCTCGGACTTCATCGAGGCCCAGGGGCTCGTCGGCGGGGACCGGCTGCCGCCCGAGCGGCAGCTCGCGGCCGAGCTCGGCGTCAGCCGGGCGACGCTGTCGCGGGCGCTCGCCTCGCTCGAGACCCGCGGGCGCATCGAGGTGCGGCACGGGGTCGGCGCGCTGGTCCGGGAGCCGGAGCCGCCCGGCGGTGCGGCCTGGCAGGCCGGGCTGGCCGAACGGCCGCGCTCGGAGGTCCAGGTCGCCCGCGAGGCCGTGCTCGCCGGGCTGGCCCGGGTCGCCGCCGGGGCGGACAGCTCGCTGCGCACCGCCATGCTCGCCCCCGACGGCCGGCCGCGGACCTTCGACCACACCTGGCGGTGCGTACGCCGCCTGGCCGGCGGCGGCCTGCTCGCCGAGCTCGACGACGCCCTCGCCGGGCACGCGCCCGGCCCGGGGGACACGCCCGAGGCGCGCGAGCGGCTCGACGCGCTGGCCGACGCCGTGCTCCGGGGCGACGCGGCCGCGGCGGCCACGACCTGCCAGGGCATGCTGGGCGGCTGA
- a CDS encoding sulfite exporter TauE/SafE family protein: MDGLLEHVWVVLAGFGAGLLTSTVGVASLLSFPVLLAVGLPPVVANVSNTLGLIPAGAGGAVGYRDELKVEPALTVRVIALSAVGGLLGAGLLLALPSSVFEAVVPWLILGTCVLVAAQPRISAALRARHGPGERPVRLRLSPVATVFVVLTGVYGGYFGAGAGVMMIAVLALSLDLDFGVVAGIRTTSLMASNLVAGIVFTLVAEVDWVVVALLALSSVGGGYLGARIARRLPATALRAAVLVAGVVAAVTLLV, from the coding sequence GTGGACGGCCTGCTCGAGCACGTCTGGGTGGTGCTCGCCGGCTTCGGCGCCGGCCTGCTCACCTCGACCGTGGGGGTGGCCAGCCTGCTCAGCTTCCCGGTGCTCCTGGCCGTCGGGCTGCCGCCGGTGGTCGCCAACGTCTCGAACACCCTCGGGCTGATCCCCGCCGGCGCCGGCGGCGCGGTCGGCTATCGCGACGAGCTGAAGGTGGAGCCGGCGCTGACGGTGCGGGTGATCGCGCTCTCCGCGGTCGGTGGGCTGCTCGGCGCGGGCCTGCTGCTGGCCCTGCCCTCCAGCGTCTTCGAGGCGGTCGTGCCGTGGCTGATCCTCGGCACCTGCGTGCTCGTCGCCGCCCAGCCGCGCATCTCCGCCGCGCTGCGCGCCCGCCACGGCCCCGGTGAGCGGCCCGTCCGGCTGCGTCTCTCGCCGGTCGCGACCGTCTTCGTCGTGCTGACCGGCGTCTACGGCGGCTACTTCGGCGCCGGCGCCGGCGTCATGATGATCGCCGTCCTCGCGCTCTCCCTCGACCTCGACTTCGGCGTCGTCGCCGGCATCCGGACCACCTCGCTGATGGCCTCCAACCTCGTCGCGGGGATCGTCTTCACCCTGGTCGCCGAGGTCGACTGGGTCGTCGTCGCGCTGCTCGCCCTCAGCTCGGTCGGCGGCGGCTACCTCGGCGCCCGGATCGCCCGCCGGCTCCCCGCCACCGCCCTGCGCGCCGCCGTGCTCGTCGCCGGCGTCGTCGCCGCGGTCACCCTGCTGGTCTGA
- a CDS encoding HAD-IA family hydrolase, giving the protein MIVTFDLFSALTDSRTGAPRVLAELATERGWPQSGEELYDRWDGHNKALQRTATAPTTFHDLSREALARAWAELGHDQGYVDADTARLEDSVGEWPLWPDVAAGVAAVARDHRVGLLSNVDDDLARRTRAHALVDPALVMTSQRLGAYKPSREIYARAAAEAAPDRLVHVAASARDVRGAIEAGLPTVRLVRPGHVVDATGPRPPVEVTDAAALAEAVAGV; this is encoded by the coding sequence GTGATCGTCACCTTCGACCTGTTCAGCGCCCTGACCGACAGCCGCACCGGCGCCCCGCGCGTGCTGGCCGAGCTGGCGACCGAGCGCGGGTGGCCGCAGTCGGGCGAGGAGCTCTACGACCGCTGGGACGGCCACAACAAGGCGCTCCAGCGCACCGCGACCGCGCCGACCACGTTCCACGACCTCTCCCGCGAGGCGCTGGCGCGGGCCTGGGCCGAGCTCGGCCACGACCAGGGGTACGTCGACGCCGACACCGCCCGCCTGGAGGACTCGGTCGGCGAGTGGCCGCTGTGGCCCGACGTGGCCGCGGGGGTCGCCGCCGTCGCGCGCGACCACCGCGTGGGGCTGCTCTCGAACGTCGACGACGACCTGGCGCGGCGCACCCGCGCCCACGCGCTGGTCGACCCGGCGCTCGTGATGACCTCCCAGCGGCTCGGCGCGTACAAGCCGAGCCGCGAGATCTACGCCCGCGCCGCGGCCGAGGCCGCACCGGACCGGCTGGTCCACGTGGCGGCGTCGGCACGCGACGTACGCGGGGCGATCGAGGCTGGCCTGCCGACGGTGCGGCTGGTGCGGCCCGGCCACGTCGTGGACGCGACAGGGCCGCGGCCGCCGGTCGAGGTGACCGACGCCGCGGCCCTGGCCGAGGCGGTCGCGGGGGTCTGA
- a CDS encoding SLC13 family permease, giving the protein MSTELVSLAVLVIVFLVATVRGVNMGALALVAAFIVGLAVYDLDADGVLGGFPSDLFVILVGVTYLFALAKNNGTVDWIVHAAVRAVGGRVALVPWAMFLVCAAVTSIGAVSPAAVAIVAPVAMGFALRYSINPMMMGMMVVQGATAGSFSPIGIFGSITNGVVDQNNLPGNQLVLFLTTFTAAALIAAITYVAFGGRALIARGKETATVSAMGAEAEAASHAAMRSGGPGTPYSAVEASRSTGGGSTEPVDPEHTLDPQRIVTLLGLVALMVGALGFDLDVGFTALTIAVALTLAFPTSAKGAVEKISWGTVLLIGGIVTYVNLLQDQGVVDWVGEQVAEVGAPLVAALLICLIAAVVSAFASTTGIIGALIPLAVPFLLTDQVNAIGLIAALAISSSVVDCSPFSTNGALVVANADAADRELVFKRLMQWGMSIVVIAPLVAWAILVVPTT; this is encoded by the coding sequence GTGTCCACCGAACTCGTCTCACTCGCGGTCCTCGTGATCGTGTTCCTGGTGGCGACCGTCCGCGGCGTCAACATGGGCGCGCTCGCGCTCGTCGCCGCGTTCATCGTCGGCCTCGCCGTCTACGACCTCGATGCCGACGGCGTGCTGGGCGGCTTCCCCAGCGACCTGTTCGTCATCCTCGTCGGAGTCACCTACCTCTTCGCCCTGGCCAAGAACAACGGCACCGTCGACTGGATCGTGCACGCCGCCGTCCGCGCGGTCGGCGGTCGCGTCGCGCTCGTGCCGTGGGCGATGTTCCTGGTCTGCGCGGCCGTGACCTCGATCGGCGCGGTCAGCCCCGCCGCGGTCGCCATCGTCGCGCCGGTCGCCATGGGCTTCGCACTGCGCTACTCCATCAACCCGATGATGATGGGCATGATGGTCGTGCAGGGCGCGACCGCCGGCTCCTTCTCCCCCATCGGCATCTTCGGCTCGATCACCAACGGCGTGGTCGACCAGAACAACCTGCCGGGCAACCAGCTGGTCCTCTTCCTCACCACCTTCACCGCCGCCGCGCTGATCGCCGCGATCACCTACGTCGCCTTCGGCGGCCGGGCCCTGATCGCGCGCGGCAAGGAGACCGCGACCGTCTCGGCCATGGGCGCCGAGGCCGAGGCCGCCAGCCACGCCGCGATGCGCTCCGGCGGCCCCGGCACGCCGTACTCCGCCGTCGAGGCCTCCCGCAGCACCGGCGGGGGCAGCACCGAGCCCGTCGACCCGGAGCACACCCTCGACCCCCAGCGCATCGTCACGCTGCTCGGCCTGGTCGCGCTCATGGTCGGCGCGCTCGGCTTCGACCTCGACGTCGGCTTCACCGCGCTGACCATCGCGGTCGCGCTCACCCTCGCCTTCCCCACCTCCGCCAAGGGCGCGGTCGAGAAGATCAGCTGGGGCACCGTGCTGCTGATCGGCGGCATCGTCACCTACGTCAACCTGCTCCAGGACCAGGGCGTCGTCGACTGGGTCGGCGAGCAGGTCGCCGAGGTCGGCGCCCCGCTCGTGGCGGCGCTGCTCATCTGCCTCATCGCCGCGGTGGTCTCGGCCTTCGCGTCCACGACCGGCATCATCGGCGCGCTCATCCCGCTCGCCGTGCCGTTCCTGCTGACCGACCAGGTCAACGCGATCGGCCTGATCGCGGCGCTGGCGATCTCCAGCTCGGTCGTCGACTGCAGCCCGTTCTCCACCAACGGCGCGCTGGTCGTCGCCAACGCCGACGCCGCCGACCGCGAGCTGGTCTTCAAGCGGCTCATGCAGTGGGGCATGTCGATCGTGGTGATCGCCCCGCTCGTCGCCTGGGCGATCCTGGTGGTCCCCACCACCTGA
- a CDS encoding cysteine desulfurase-like protein, with product MDVDRIRACFPALDLGVAHFDGPGGSQVPRQVAGAVAAAMTAGLGNRGTTTEAEARTERIVAEARAAAGDLLGTDPRGVVVGRSMTQLTFDMARTLSRSWGPGDEVVVTRLDHDANIRPWVTAAERAGATVRWLGFDPATAELDDLAPLLGERTRLVAFTAGSNLLGTRPDVRRLADAAHEAGALVYLDAVHLAPHAPVDRSALGVDLLACSPYKFFGPHLGLLAGDPAFLETLHPDKLLPSTDVVPERFELGTLPHELLAGVTAAVDFMAGLEPGGGDRRERLLRSMAALEARESALLDHLVDGLRAIDGVTLHGAPARRTPTVLFTVAGHAPVDVARHLADQGVNAPAGHFYALEASRHAGLGDTGGVRAGLAAYTSEEDVDRLVAAVADLR from the coding sequence GTGGACGTCGACCGGATCCGTGCCTGCTTCCCCGCCCTCGACCTCGGGGTCGCCCACTTCGACGGGCCCGGCGGCTCGCAGGTGCCGCGCCAGGTCGCCGGCGCGGTCGCGGCCGCGATGACCGCGGGGCTCGGCAACCGCGGCACCACCACCGAGGCCGAGGCTCGCACCGAGCGGATCGTCGCCGAGGCCCGCGCCGCCGCCGGGGACCTGCTCGGCACCGACCCGCGCGGGGTGGTCGTGGGCCGCTCGATGACCCAGCTGACCTTCGACATGGCCCGCACGCTGTCTCGCTCCTGGGGCCCGGGCGACGAGGTGGTCGTGACCCGGCTCGACCACGACGCCAACATCCGCCCCTGGGTGACCGCGGCCGAGCGCGCCGGCGCGACCGTGCGGTGGCTCGGCTTCGACCCCGCGACCGCCGAGCTCGACGACCTCGCCCCGCTGCTGGGCGAGCGGACCCGGCTGGTGGCGTTCACCGCCGGCTCCAACCTCCTCGGCACCCGCCCCGACGTACGTCGCCTCGCGGACGCGGCCCACGAGGCCGGCGCCCTGGTCTACCTCGACGCGGTGCACCTGGCCCCGCACGCGCCGGTCGACCGGTCGGCGCTCGGGGTCGACCTGCTCGCGTGCTCGCCCTACAAGTTCTTCGGCCCGCACCTCGGGCTGCTCGCCGGCGACCCGGCGTTCCTGGAGACCCTCCACCCCGACAAGCTGCTGCCCTCGACCGACGTGGTGCCCGAGCGGTTCGAGCTCGGCACGCTCCCCCACGAGCTGCTGGCCGGCGTGACCGCGGCCGTGGACTTCATGGCCGGCCTCGAGCCGGGTGGCGGTGACCGGCGCGAGCGGCTGCTGCGCTCGATGGCGGCCCTGGAGGCCCGCGAGTCGGCCCTGCTCGACCACCTGGTCGACGGGCTGCGCGCGATCGACGGCGTCACGCTGCACGGTGCGCCGGCCCGCCGCACCCCGACCGTGCTGTTCACCGTGGCCGGCCACGCCCCGGTCGACGTCGCGCGGCACCTGGCCGACCAGGGGGTCAACGCGCCGGCGGGCCACTTCTACGCGCTCGAGGCCTCGCGGCACGCCGGGCTGGGCGACACCGGCGGCGTGCGCGCCGGCCTGGCGGCGTACACCTCCGAGGAGGACGTGGATCGGCTCGTCGCGGCGGTGGCCGACCTGCGCTGA